One genomic region from Vitis riparia cultivar Riparia Gloire de Montpellier isolate 1030 chromosome 17, EGFV_Vit.rip_1.0, whole genome shotgun sequence encodes:
- the LOC117904911 gene encoding uncharacterized protein LOC117904911 isoform X10, producing MKVSERHYSERGHGSQSSRVPHGLNFTQSTLRPDIVKNQSQNQQLNLNGYMHGHTGFQTRQNEANLLGVDTESDRHSLTSRGLSSFESQRGNGPEHHRKNSVMMETTESPVNFDFLGGQPQMGGQQSGMLQSLARQQSGFNDMQILQQQVMLKQMQELQRQQQIQQQETRQHNSINQIPSFSNQAPGNHSPAMINGAPIHDASNYSWHPEFMSGNTNWIQRGASPVIQGSSNGLMFSPDQGQALRMMGLAPQQGDQSLYGVPVSNTRGTSSQYSHMQVDRAAMQQTPSGSNSFPSNQYTAFPDQPSLQDGNLVSKQGFPVKKLFGQAPGQNLSGGVVLENLQQLNSQQRNAPLQEFHGRQNLAGSSETLQEKTVMPVARAQSSAGLDPTEEKFLYGTDDSIWDVFGKGSNMGTGGHNQLDGTDIGGAFPSMQSGSWSALMQSAVAETSSNDIGLQEEWSGPIFQSIEPPTGNPQPATYSDGGKKQTVWADNLQVASSLSSKPFSLPNDVNMTTNYSSFPGFQQSGLKFSNEESERLQMNSSHRSIQHSSEEGSKWLDRNPPQKTVGEGNQNYGSATRSSDAGPNLKSISGPWVHQQSISSYSTGGQPSNKPNGWNFIESGAPGGDATMRAHENENLLHHSQSNDLNRAMHGSGTWKADSLPDSTVELDHVKCGTGSSQVNREDSNRNNVAAIPNFSSGKTSQETSQQLPNSQHDYWKNVASPVNSKGNEGLGKHQHHLNKGPQVLESSVNSSTKGAVEMHEMENCDKKENSSDGYRSNLSHRASSGGLRENVWLDASDSRSLPGAKQKLSGQVGRKTSGSRRFQYHPMGNLEVDIEPSYEAKHVSHAQAMSQQVSRGLKSHEQGFSGPSKFSGHVPKDSNEMEKGPSPEFQGDTRGVDEVPSRGIFPGSMPNMSAPPDRSVGIYIQNKTAQSSQNMLELLHKVDQSRDRGTAAQFSSSERNSLSEMPEPETSDGSVGHLQRNQSSASQGFGLQLAPPSQRLPVPNRSLVSQSSSQTVNLLNSHTSPEIGDKSRAWLASTASVQSLPPSREASQGELRNNRSVTQGQTGKEAPQPNIGGSFSTAFTPGFPYSRSPLQNQHMTVASGQVTSDQSVNASFDRFAACSRKVDDSYDRIPTSQSATAPLSDLAANAPYNNIASMSDMSRLSSSNQLHVRGSTQQTPVLEAVPVSRPSFSSGTSHQDGFSKVPNVWTNVSTQQCLPGVEAHKAPSNVFKSHFKSTSNSETTSSTSQKLDDQDAHKGGSGPSEFGVYSLKDQAFGSVEEQPVKDSPWKQVSSENIDPVQKPMHGSQGKESVGNHLSAASPSNPAATQRDIEAFGRSLKPNNSLNQNFSLLHQMHAMKGTEIDPGNRGLKRFKGLDCSLDSQGAPKAGQQLAYGYNTVARDASVNHTSVPSEDPKILSFSSEQMDNRNRNASSQVLPGSIPSQDMLVFGRNDSQNYSSGNNSVSSRAEHSQISPQMAPSWFDQYGTFKNGQMFPMYDAHKTTTMRTVEQPFIVGKSSDSLHTRNSMDQVNGAFDTSQVANVQHSSTPISMASDHLSAPLSLPPNVTDQSLVVVRPKKRKSATCELLPWHKEVTQFRRLQKNSMAELDWAQATNRLIDRVEDEAEIIEDGFPFLRPKRRLILTTQLMQQLLRPPPAAILSVDASSNCESVVYSVARLTLGDACSFLSVSGSDSSMSLESGNLLAEKHKTSEKIGDQYFTKVMEDFISRARKLENDLFRLDNRASVLDLRVDCQDLEKFSVINRFAKFHSRGQADGPETSSSSDATANAQKTCPQRYVTALPMPRNLPDRSFFFYRKWGEYKCSLVFLKSSLLVGQYPQMSIHIKYLFSFL from the exons ATGAAGGTGTCAGAACGCCACT ATTCTGAGAGAGGACATGGCAGTCAGTCTTCTCGAGTCCCACATGGCTTGAACTTTACACAATCAACTCTGAGGCCTGACATTGTCAAAAATCAGTCTCAGAATCAACAGCTGAATCTGAATGGCTATATGCATGGTCATACTGGTTTTCAGACAAGGCAGAATGAAGCAAACCTTTTGGGAGTGGATACAGAATCTGATCGGCATAGCCTAACATCGAGAGGCTTATCTAGTTTTGAATCACAGCGAGGGAATGGTCCTGAACATCATAGGAAAAATTCAGTAATGATGGAAACTACCGAATCTCctgttaattttgattttcttggtgGTCAGCCACAGATGGGTGGCCAGCAATCAGGCATGCTGCAATCTTTGGCAAGGCAACAATCTGGGTTTAATGACATGCAGATTCTCCAGCAACAAGTGATGCTCAAACAAATGCAAGAACTTCAGAGACAGCAACAAATTCAGCAACAAGAAACAAGGCAACACAATTCCATAAATCAAATTCCCTCCTTTTCTAACCAGGCTCCTGGGAACCATTCACCTGCCATGATTAATGGAGCTCCCATCCATGATGCATCTAATTATTCATGGCACCCTGAGTTTATGTCAGGAAACACAAACTGGATCCAGCGTGGTGCATCACCTGTAATCCAGGGATCCTCTAATGGACTCATGTTTTCCCCTGATCAAGGTCAGGCACTCCGCATGATGGGTTTGGCTCCTCAACAGGGTGATCAGTCTTTGTATGGGGTTCCTGTTTCTAACACAAGAGGTACTTCGAGCCAATATTCTCATATGCAAGTGGATAGGGCAGCAATGCAGCAGACTCCATCTGGCAGTAATTCATTTCCAAGCAATCAATATACTGCATTCCCAGATCAACCTAGCTTGCAGGATGGTAATTTGGTTTCTAAGCAGGGTTTTCCAGTGAAAAAATTGTTTGGGCAGGCTCCTGGTCAAAATTTAAGTGGTGGtgttgttttggaaaatttgcAGCAATTGAACTCCCAGCAAAGAAATGCACCTTTGCAGGAATTTCATGGAAGGCAAAATCTTGCTGGTTCATCCGAAACATTACAAGAGAAAACAGTGATGCCGGTTGCTCGTGCTCAGAGTTCAGCTGGCCTTGATCCAACTGAAGAAAAGTTTTTGTATGGTACTGATGACAGTATTTGGGATGTCTTTGGCAAGGGCTCCAATATGGGTACAGGAGGCCATAATCAGCTGGATGGTACAGACATTGGAGGAGCATTTCCTTCCATGCAGAGTGGAAGTTGGAGTGCTCTTATGCAGTCCGCTGTAGCAGAAACTTCTAGTAATGATATAGGGCTACAGGAAGAGTGGAGTGGGCCGATTTTTCAGAGCATTGAACCTCCAACTGGGAACCCTCAGCCAGCGACATACAGTGATGGAGGCAAAAAGCAAACAGTTTGGGCTGATAACTTGCAGGTTGCCTCTTCATTAAGttctaaaccttttagtttacCTAATGATGTCAATATGACTACTAATTATAGTAGCTTCCCTGGATTTCAGCAATCTggactcaaattttcaaatgaagagAGTGAGAGGTTGCAGATGAATTCTTCTCACAGATCCATACAGCATTCTTCTGAAGAAGGAAGCAAGTGGCTAGATCGCAACCCTCCACAAAAGACAGTTGGTGAAGGGAATCAAAATTATGGAAGTGCCACCCGTTCTTCTGATGCAGGTCCAAACTTGAAGAGCATTTCAGGACCTTGGGTCCATCAACAGAGCATATCCTCTTACAGCACTGGTGGCCAACCCAGCAATAAACCAAATGGTTGGAATTTTATTGAGTCTGGAGCACCTGGTGGGGATGCTACAATGAGAGctcatgaaaatgaaaactTATTGCACCATTCTCAGAGTAATGATCTTAACAGAGCCATGCATGGTTCTGGTACATGGAAAGCTGATTCCCTTCCTGATTCAACAGTTGAATTGGACCATGTAAAGTGTGGCACTGGAAGTTCACAGGTCAATAGAGAAGATTCCAATCGTAATAATGTTGCTGCAATACCAAATTTTAGTTCTGGAAAGACCAGCCAGGAAACTAGCCAACAGCTTCCAAATAGTCAACATGATTATTGGAAAAATGTTGCTTCTCCTGTGAACTCTAAAGGAAATGAAGGCTTGGGGAAACACCAGCATCATCTAAATAAGGGCCCTCAGGTTTTGGAGTCATCAGTGAATAGCTCTACCAAGGGAGCAGTTGAAATGCATGAGATGGAGAACTGTGATAAAAAAGAGAACTCCAGTGATGGCTATCGCTCTAACTTATCCCATCGTGCTTCCTCTGGtggtttgagagaaaatgtttGGTTAGATGCAAGTGACTCACGTTCTTTGCCAGGCGCCAAACAAAAGTTGTCTGGTCAGGTTGGTAGAAAAACCTCGGGGTCTCGCCGATTTCAGTATCATCCAATGGGAAATTTGGAAGTGGATATAGAACCGTCTTATGAAGCAAAACATGTTTCACACGCACAGGCCATGTCTCAGCAGGTTTCCCGGGGATTAAAAAGTCATGAACAAGGATTTTCTGGACCATCTAAATTTTCTGGTCATGTTCCTAAAGATTCGAATGAAATGGAAAAG GGTCCATCGCCTGAATTTCAGGGAGACACAAGAGGAGTAGATGAGGTACCTTCTAGAGGAATATTTCCTGGTTCTATGCCTAATATGTCTGCTCCTCCTGACAGATCAGTTGGTATCTATATCCAAAACAAGACTGCTCAATCAAG TCAAAATATGCTTGAACTTCTTCACAAGGTGGATCAATCAAGGGATCGAGGCACAGCAGCTCAGTTCAGTTCTTCAGAGCGGAATTCACTATCTGAGATGCCAGAACCAGAAACTTCTGATGGGTCTGTAGGTCACCTTCAGCGAAATCAGTCCTCTGCTTCTCAGGGTTTTGGTTTGCAACTGGCCCCTCCTTCTCAGCGATTGCCTGTTCCAAACCGTTCCTTGGTTTCTCAGAGCTCCTCACAGACAGTTAATTTGCTCAACTCGCATACCTCTCCTGAGATAGGAGATAAGAGTCGTGCATGGTTGGCATCCACTGCTTCTGTTCAGTCTTTGCCTCCTTCCCGTGAAGCATCTCAGGGAGAGTTGAGAAATAATAGATCTGTTACTCAAGGACAAACTGGAAAGGAAGCCCCACAGCCTAACATTGGAGGAAGCTTTTCTACTGCTTTTACACCTGGCTTCCCTTATTCTAGGAGTCCGCTTCAGAATCAGCATATGACTGTTGCAAGTGGGCAAGTTACATCTGATCAATCTGTCAATGCATCTTTTGATAGGTTTGCTGCCTGTTCTAGAAAGGTTGATGACTCTTATGATAGAATTCCAACTAGTCAATCTGCAACTGCACCATTATCTGATTTAGCTGCCAATGCACCATATAACAACATTGCTTCCATGTCAGACATGTCCCGCCTGAGTAGTAGCAACCAATTGCATGTGAGAGGTTCCACCCAACAGACCCCTGTGTTGGAGGCTGTGCCTGTTTCACGGCCTTCTTTTTCATCTGGCACATCCCATCAGGATGGTTTTTCAAAGGTACCTAATGTATGGACCAATGTTTCAACTCAACAATGTTTACCAGGTGTTGAAGCTCACAAGGCGCCTTCCAATGTATTTAAATCCCATTTTAAATCAACCAGTAATTCAGAAACAACTTCCTCCACATCACAGAAGCTGGATGATCAAGATGCCCACAAAGGAGGGAGTGGCCCATCTGAGTTTGGAGTATATTCTTTGAAAGATCAAGCCTTTGGTTCTGTGGAAGAGCAGCCAGTGAAAGACAGCCCCTGGAAGCAAGTGTCATCTGAGAACATTGACCCAGTCCAAAAGCCAATGCATGGTTCACAAGGAAAAGAATCTGTTGGTAATCATCTTTCTGCTGCATCTCCTTCAAACCCTGCTGCCACCCAAAGAGATATTGAAGCTTTTGGCCGTTCTTTGAAACCAAATAATAGTTTGAATCAGAATTTCTCATTGTTGCATCAGATGCATGCCATGAAGGGTACTGAGATTGATCCTGGTAATAGGGGCTTGAAGAGATTTAAAGGACTGGATTGCAGTCTGGACTCTCAGGGAGCTCCTAAGGCAGGACAACAGTTGGCATATGGCTACAATACAGTGGCCAGGGATGCATCAGTTAATCATACCTCAGTTCCATCTGAAGATCCTAAGATACTAAGTTTTTCATCAGAGCAAATGGATAATCGAAATAGAAATGCATCTTCTCAAGTTTTGCCTGGAAGCATACCTTCCCAGGATATGCTTGTGTTTGGACGAAATGATTCTCAAAATTACTCCAGTGGTAATAATTCAGTTTCTTCTAGAGCCGAGCATTCTCAGATTAGTCCCCAGATGGCACCTTCCTGGTTTGATCAATATGGAACCTTTAAAAATGGGCAGATGTTCCCTATGTATGACGCGCATAAAACCACCACTATGAGGACTGTGGAGCAGCCATTTATTGTTGGTAAATCTTCTGATAGTTTGCACACACGGAATTCAATGGACCAAGTAAATGGTGCTTTTGATACCAGTCAGGTTGCTAATGTCCAGCATAGTTCTACCCCCATCTCAATGGCAAGTGATCATCTCTCTGCCCCTCTTTCATTGCCTCCAAATGTCACTGATCAAAGTTTGGTGGTTGTGAGGCCAAAGAAGCGTAAGAGTGCTACATGTGAGCTTCTACCATGGCATAAAGAGGTGACTCAGTTCCGTAGGCTTCAGAAGAACAG CATGGCAGAACTAGACTGGGCTCAAGCAACAAATCGATTGATTGATAGG GTGGAAGATGAAGCTGAAATTATTGAAGATGGTTTTCCATTTCTTAGACCGAAGAGAAGGCTTATTTTGACAACACAGCTTATGCAGCAATTGCTTCGCCCCCCTCCAGCTGCAATTCTCTCAGTGGATGCCAGTTCAAATTGTGAGAGTGTGGTCTACTCTGTTGCTAGATTAACATTAGGGGATGCATGCAGCTTTTTGTCTGTCTCAGGAAGTGATTCGTCTATGTCTCTGGAGAGTGGAAACCT CCTGGCTGAGAAGCACAAGACATCTGAGAAAATTGGTGATCAGTACTTCACAAAAGTAATGGAAGACTTCATTAGTAGAGCAAGAAAGCTGGAAAATGATTTGTTCAG ATTGGACAATAGAGCCTCAGTCTTGGACTTGAGAGTGGATTGCCAAGATCTAGAGAAGTTTTCTGTCATCAACCGTTTTGCTAAGTTCCATAGCCGGGGGCAAGCTGACGGGCCTGAGACCTCGTCCTCCTCTGATGCAACTGCAAATGCTCAGAAAACCTGCCCTCAGAGATATGTCACCGCACTCCCAATGCCTAGGAACCTCCCTGACAGG tcattttttttttacaggaAATGGGGAGAATACAAGTGCAGCCTGGTTTTTCTCAAGTCTTCACTGTTAGTTGGCCAATATCCCCAAATGTCTatccatataaaatatttattctccTTCCTCTGA